Sequence from the Phragmites australis chromosome 11, lpPhrAust1.1, whole genome shotgun sequence genome:
AGGATCTGATTGATACTGATCTAAAGACTCTTTGGAGCTAGTCATATttagcttaaaaaaattcagaatttAAAACTACAGTAGATTAAGGGTATTCAATTgagttatttgatttttattttgaatacaaaataaatgtttcgatcactttattttattaaataaaatttagattttatatGAATGTCGAAGTTAAAATTGTGTCAAACCGAACTAAGTTAAGTGCTAGACTTGACACTGATATAAGTGCAGCTGCTtactcctcccctccctcccatTACACATCACCCCCACCATTTCTACACAGCACTCGAGCTCGGCACCTGAACTTCACCAGCCTCTCCAAGAACCAGTGCGCGGCCAGCCATGCCCAGCGCCGCCGGCTCCACCTACAAGGGCGGCATCAAGGCCTACTGGAAGCGCCGCGGCTACGACCGCCTCGACGCCGCCGCGGCGCAGCGCCGCCCGCGACTCCCCActgccgagctcggctccggcggcggcggcggggctgaAGATGCCGCGGCGCAGCCGggccggcggcggagagggtGGCGCGTGCGCCGCCGGCCCGGCGGCCTCGGATGCCGCCTCCTGCGCGCGCTCTCACCGCGGCGGTGGCTGGCGCGGCTCCGCGACGCCTACGTGAACGCCATGCTCCGGCTCGcgtcctccgccgccgtcgccggctaCGGTGCTGCGCCCTTCTGCACCGCCGGGGAGCCGTTCTCGCGGCCGCTCGTGAGGGAGTACGACGAGAAGGCGCTCGTCGAGATCTACCGCTCCATCCTCGCGCGCGGGGACGCGGTGCCCGTGGTCGCGGCCGCCCGGCTGCCCACGGTAGTTTGATTCACCGGTGGCGATGCGCGCGCAGAAGCTTGTCACGCTCTTTTCCTCTTCTCGATCCATGCAAGACTCGTGTATGCTAGAAGAATTTCCTATTCACACAGTACCAGTAATTGCAGCGTTATTTGCCGGTCGATCTAATGCTTCCTTCTTTTCTTAATGttgaaaaatcaaaattaaatgCAATAATTAAAATACTTACGAACTTTTTCTGCGAAAAAAATACTTAAAAACTTGACATGAAATTTATCCTATGTCAAGCCATAACACATCAATTTATGCTAATTTTAGGCCCTTTCGGCTTTCCAAAAAATGTAACAATTAATCCGATAAAATTTGTAGTTGTTTTATGATTGGAGGCCGTATTACTCTCTCGAAAATCCTCAACAGCTTCTCATGTCGAAAACGTTCTATGGGAGTAGAATCATAGGAATTTATGATTGATACGTAGCTAATCCTACAACAACATAACATGAATTTTGCTATCTTCTAAAAAATTCTACAGGATTACTGTGAATATGTACCTAAGAGAAAAATTGTGACAAGATTGGATTATTTGCTTCTCATAAATTTTCCTAAGCACCATAGCGAGCATTTTTATCTTTATTTGAAAACGTATCAAGATGTACCAAAATTATAACTTAAGATGACAGTAATATATCTCATTATGAACCCTTCGCTGTTTTTCTTACCTGAATCAGACATCCATGTGGTTGTACGTTTCAGGCCATGTGATTTCTGTACATAGAACACTGTATGCAACATTTGGTATCATCTTGAATTTGGTATCAACACTATATGCAACATTTGGTATCAACATTTGGTTGTACGTTTCAGTCCATGTGATTGTACCACTAGTTGCAGGTCAACCGAACGCTAGCTTCCTACGTAAGCCGTGATGCCTTCTTCGGCATATTTTAGCTCGGTAAGAGAGAATAATAAAAGTTGTTCACAATTTGGCACGTCATGATGGGTGCCAATTCGGTCCCATTCCAGATTATCCTAGGTAAGGACATAAGACCATCTACGAGGATTCCCGTCAGGAACTAAATTCTTTTTATAAAAGGATTTTCGTTTCCTTTAACACTCTAACGGTTTTTCTTTACGATTTTCATCACGAAGGAATTTCTAAAGTCATTTCCTTTAAAACGGTATTATCTCTCCTTTACCTTCACAAATCCCTTCGAaaaaaactgttagagatgagagtaaataaagagaatgagaaaggaaaggagaatcgagaaaaaaacgaaataaagaaaatatggttgtagatgatcTAAGAAGTCTTTGCTCTGCCCAAAGTATGTGGGCCTAACTTATACTTAGAAAAAGTATGTTTGTTGGGATATAGAAGGATTGAGGCTAACCGCTCAAGTCTCCTAGGCATCTTTCAAGTTTAAACTATGCTTCAAAATTTCCTAGAGCACTTCTCCCCTTCCTAGAAGATTGAGACTATTGCTGTGGTCGGAGCTTTTGCCTCGTGTGTATATCGAAAGAAGTTTTAAAAGTAAGTGTTCCAGGAGTAAAGATCAAAAGcttcaaatatatatacatcataAATAGGCCCATGTATCTGTGCAATGAATCAATTAATTAATCAAAAACTCCGAAATGTGACTCAATTAATCAAGTCCCTGTACCAACAGATTGGCAATTCACAACAACGTCCACACGTCTAGCTAGGCACCTCGACGTCGGAGGAATTCGATCTTTAAATGCGGCGGCACCCATCTTGCTCGGTGCGCCTTCACGATCATATATAGGACATCACTCGCTGCCAACCCCCATGCATGTCGCCACGCCTAACGAACGACGGTCGTCATCGTTAACTAATCATCATTAAAATTGCAGGCGGCGCATTTAGTAGTGCGCCGTGGAGCGCGgtcaccgtcgccgccgcgctGGGTGGACGTGGAGCGAGACGACGAGCGGAGGAATACGCGGGCGGCGAGGGGCCGTCGCTGTCCCGAGGTTCCGCCGTAGCTCGCTCCTTTCCTTCGAGATCACGCCAAGATGCGCTTGATGCTTGTACACGTCAACCTGGAAGGCTGGAACTGATACTGGATTGGCGCAGCACTAGAGGCGACAGTCAGGGCGAGAAAAGAATATGACCTGGATTTAATCGGAGTTGGTGCACCGAACCAGAGGCTCAAGATGCATGGGCACAAGTGCAACATATAGTGCACCCGCACGACTCGCTAGAAATTAATATGGCTCTCATGGTTCTCGTGTTGAAGGGCTCTACTCCGTGGGAAAAAGTTGTAAATTGTTCCTTGCAGAGGAAAACGTTGTAAATTGATGCGTTGTCGGTCAACCCCTCACTCTCGTCAACTCGGTGCTCTCTGCCATTCCCACCTACCACCTCATGGTGTTCCTCTCTCAAAAGGGGGCAAAAAAGGAGGTGGACAGCATAAGGCGATCATTCATTTGAAAAGGATTCGATCATATAAATGGCCACCATTGTCTGGTCAACTGGAAGCGCGCATACAAACCACGTAAATTAGACGGTTTGGGCATTctgaattttaaaaaattcaatcaaGCCTTACAACGCATTGGTGATGGCACTCTTGGGTTTCCGAGTCTAAATCTTGGGTCGGCACTCAATTCTAGCTCGACGCGTCGACCATCATAACTATCGGAGATTGAAAgagtgagggggggggggggaggctaTACCGCACACAACAAAAGGTGCTGCAGGTGTTGATTTATACTGATCATCTGTATCACAGAGATAATATACAGGATTGACTCCCTTATTTATAGTGATCCTATTAATTACAGGAGATACTTTCCTGATTTACATTGATACTAATAAATGCACAATAATCCTAATAAAAGCATAATAAAACCTAACCATATACGGGGGAGGAGAATATgaaagataatcatagtaggaATGGCATGTTaacaccccaccccaccccacccctcGCAGTCACATCGAGAGGTTCCTCGACGTCAAGACTGGATCTAAATTTGAAGAATAGCTGGGACGGCGGCCCCTTGGTCATGATGTCTGCGAACTATGTGCTAGACAGGACATGAAGAACATGAACATGGCCAAGAGAGACCTTTTCCCTGATGAAATGGATGCCAATCTCAATGTGCTTCATTTGTTGATGTTGTACTGGGTTCGCTGACATGTAGACGACACTGACATTGTCATAATAGACAATTGTGGTAGACTACAGGGGCAAGTGAAGTTCTTAGAGAAGCTGATGTATCCAGCAGCACTTGGCAACTGCGTGAGCAACAACTCGATACTCGACCTCAACGCTGGAGCGGGAGACTGTCATTTGGCACTTTGAGGACCAGGAGATCAGATTGTCCCCAAGGTAGACGCAAAAACCTAATGTGGAACGCCgggtgttaggatagccatAGGCCATGGTTGAGGTGGCATGAAGATGGTAGGCCATGGTCCATTGTGCACTTGACATACCTCAAGATACGCTTGATGAGTGTGATATGAGGTTCACGAGGATCATGCATGTGAAGACAGGCTTGCTAAACAGCATGAGATATATCTGGCTTTGTGAGTGTCAGATACTGTAAAGTGCCCATGAGGCTCTTGTACTCTGCGGCATCTGCAACTGGGGTGCCAACAAAGGAGGAAAACTTGGACTGAGTGCCAACAGGTGTGTTGATTGAATGACAATCACTCATACCAACCTGCTGGACAAGATCATATGCATATTGCCATTGAGATAAGAAAATCCCTGAATCAGATCTTGCCACAGAAATGTTGAGGAATGTAATGTATGTGGCGAAGTGC
This genomic interval carries:
- the LOC133885415 gene encoding uncharacterized protein LOC133885415, giving the protein MPSAAGSTYKGGIKAYWKRRGYDRLDAAAAQRRPRLPTAELGSGGGGGAEDAAAQPGRRRRGWRVRRRPGGLGCRLLRALSPRRWLARLRDAYVNAMLRLASSAAVAGYGAAPFCTAGEPFSRPLVREYDEKALVEIYRSILARGDAVPVVAAARLPTVV